CGAGTAATTATACCTGtttcctttattattattatttatataaatataaatcttataaataaaatatttgttgtacTTTTATACGAGTAATGATATcatgacatatttttatattcatttgacgtaaaatacaaaggtaaaataattataaaagtgtaaaattttgtattttttttttaaaaaagtaaaaagtaagaaaGGATAATATCAAATGTAGAAGTTTAGGTGTATTcaactatatttttttcttttaaataccAACGGTGATTCTTGGGGTAAAAGTTATAGTAACCATGTATAATAACTAAactttaattgtaaaatttgcTATACatgattattaaattaatatcaaaatattcaacACGTTAAGTCGTAGGAAACTGACTTTCTTAAATAAGTCAAAATGTGTGAATAAACTAAATCACCAATTGGCGAATACGAGATGGTGAATGAACAATACCTTATGTAATGGAATTATACCTTCCTTCTaccaaatataataatattatatagtGAAAAGGTGAAGGGTAGATGATGGAAAAAACTCCTTATTTAACGTGAATTTTAACagaatcatattattttatttaatctagttaaaaattaatatttatattactaataggtatatataaataaattatttgttggtgattaaatttcatttttgaaacaaaaaatacacATACAAAATAGTTACAGGTGtttgatataaattattattaatattataacacCTTACCCACCATTGCCCACTTCTTTTTTGGTGGCAAAAGCACTTCGATTCTAACACAAATATAAAGTGAAGTAGTATCTACCCATCACACCTTAACCCAAACAAAAAACATGACAAAGAGAGGGATCCGTGATGCTGATTCTGGAAACGCCGACCGTAAGAGGCACTTCTTATTTTGGGTCTTAGCAGTGGTTATCCTCGTTGCTCTATGGACCATGTTCGCTGGCTCCGTCACGCTCAAATGGTCCACGACCAACAACGATGATTTAGATTCTACCATTTTTCAGGATCTCGATGTGCTCGTACGTACACAACAAAACACAGTTCCTTTCATTTCTGTAACTGTAAAACTGATTTTTCTTGTGCTGGACTAATTTTCACTAATTTTGTCATAGTGCTTGCTAATTTTTGTACACGACGTAATTTTTGGTGTTTAATCGGAAAATGAAAATTAGTTGAGATGATAAGATGCAAAGGTTTTGAAGTAtaatttgtttgtgtttatggTTTGGTTGAAAAATAGGAGGTGGAGGAGAGAGAGAAGGTTGTGAGACAGATGTGGGATGTGTACAGTCGCACTCGCACGAACTACGTTGGATTACCCAAGTTTTGGTGGGAAGCCTTCGAAGCAGCTTACGAGGAATTGGTGAGTGATGTTCGTGAAGTTCGAGACGGTGCCGTCTCAGAAATTGCCAAGATGTCTCTTCTGCGATCTCTTCCTCTTCAATCGCACCCGGTCAGCACAAACTAACGCTTACGatagtctttttcttttcttctgagtttattaataatttaatttgtagaaaaattgatacttaaaagacaataaacatgtttaaacaAACCAATTAGCTCATTGATAAACTAATTTGAAGAAGTTagctccttttctctctttattctattattttttctctccTGTGACTTGTATTGGAAGCTATCTTAAATCTATAAAAATAGTCA
This Vigna angularis cultivar LongXiaoDou No.4 chromosome 4, ASM1680809v1, whole genome shotgun sequence DNA region includes the following protein-coding sequences:
- the LOC108341875 gene encoding uncharacterized protein LOC108341875; translation: MTKRGIRDADSGNADRKRHFLFWVLAVVILVALWTMFAGSVTLKWSTTNNDDLDSTIFQDLDVLEVEEREKVVRQMWDVYSRTRTNYVGLPKFWWEAFEAAYEELVSDVREVRDGAVSEIAKMSLLRSLPLQSHPSMRGSRKMKETESRNVTNK